A genomic segment from Flexistipes sp. encodes:
- the rpmF gene encoding 50S ribosomal protein L32, protein MGVPKGKTSKSKVGSRRSHHSAKTRQSVKCDNCGELKLPHNVCPACGYYDKKQVIEAEEL, encoded by the coding sequence ATGGGTGTACCTAAGGGTAAAACGTCAAAATCAAAAGTAGGCTCAAGAAGAAGCCATCACTCTGCAAAAACAAGACAAAGTGTAAAATGTGACAACTGCGGAGAGCTTAAGCTGCCGCACAATGTATGTCCTGCCTGCGGTTATTACGATAAAAAACAGGTAATCGAAGCAGAAGAACTTTAG